The genomic DNA TCAAGGAACCGATCGAACCGCCGGCCGGAGGCGAAACGACTCTGCGCGTCCGGGTCGCGGCCACACCCGGCGGGACGGTGGCCACGGTCCACCCGGCGCACGACACCACGCGAACGGCACTGACCGCCCGCGTCCGCGTCGAAGGCGAACCGGCCGTCGAGCAGCGGCACTCGCTGACGCGGCTGGACGCGGCCCTCGCCCGGTGCCGCACCCCGCGCACGTCGGCACAGTTCGCGGAGGATCTCGCCGACCGCGGATACACCGTCGGCTCCCGTGTACGCACCCTGCAGCGCCTGTGGCGGCGCGACGGCGAGGCCGTCGCGCTGGTCGCGAGCCCGCAGGGCTCACCGCACGTCGCCTGGGAGAGCTGCCTGCTGGTGCTCCTCGCCTGCGTGCCGGACCACGCGTACACCGTCACGTCCTTCGAGCGGGTCCGGTTCCACCGCCCGCTCACCGGTGACGTGTGGGTACGCGCACTCGTGACGCCCAGGGACTCCGGCCGGACCGCCGTGGCCCACGTGTGGGTGCTCGACTCGCAGGGGCGGCCGGTGGCCGATTTCGGCGGCATCGAGCTGCGTCGCGCCGCCTCCCCGCTCCGCGGCAGCGCCCCCGACGGACTCGGCCTCGCCCGCATAATCCGCAGGCCGGCCCGACGCCTGGTGGCGGCGACCCGCATGCTGCGCGGGCCACGTCCCGCGCAGGCCGCCCTCGCCGTGGGGATCCCCTCGCCACGCGCCGGCGAGGAGCGGTCGCCGCTCGCGGACACCGGTGACACCAGGGCCACCGGGGTCGGAGACACAGGGGTTGGGGACACCGGGGTCGGAGACACAGGGGTCGGGGACACAGGAGACCTGTTCCTGGCCCAGATCTCGCAGGTTCTGCGGCTCCCCGTCGAGCGTCTGGACCTGCGCCGTTCGCTGCGGGACTACGGGATCGACTCCTTGAGCGCGGCCAAACTGCGCGTCGGTTTCCGGCACGTCACCGACCGGGACATCGCGCTCTCCCGCCTGCTCAGCGACAGCGCCCTGAAGGAACTGGTCTCGGAGGCGAGCTCCCTCCAGCCCACCGTCTGAGTCGCGGACCGCCCGGGTCGCGGGCACGAGGCCGGGTGCGTGAGCACCCCGACCTTGGTAAACCCCAGGTCAATACTGCACTACTCATCATTCATGGATCGTGATACAAGTGAACATGATGCAAGTGCGCAGCCGGGGCGCGCGACACCGTGACCCGCGGCAGCCGGACCGTGCACGCCGTCCCGTGCGCTACTGGAGTTGAAGATGGTCGAGACGATTTCTCCCACCGCGGCGCAACCACAGGGGCGCCGGGAGCGCAACAAGATGCGCGTCAAGAACGGCATCTACGAAGCCGCCCTGGAGCTGTTCACCCAGCAGGGCTACGACCAGACCACAGTCGAAGAGATCGCCGAAAGGGCCGACGTCGCGCGCGGCACCTTCTTCAACCACTTCCAGCGCAAGGAAGACATCATCGGCGAGTGGAGTGAGCGGCGGCGGGTCCTGTTGCGGGAGGGGCTGGACCCGGAAGGGATCGAGAACCCCGAAGGTGCCGACATCCGGCACACCCTGTCGCGCTGCATGAGCATCCTCGCGCAGATCACCCTCGTCAACTCGGCCCAGACCAAGGCCCTGCTGAGCGCCTGGGTCCGCGCGGGGGCGCCCCTGCACGAGGAGCCGCACACCGCTCACCTGTTCAGCCGCTTCATCGAGGCGGGGCGGGCGAGTGGCGGCATCCCCGAGAGCGTCGACTCCGAGCTGGCGGGCCACCTGCTGCGCGACGTCTACCTCGGCACCCTGTTCCGGTGGGCACGCAAGCCCGCCGGCCAGGGCGACCTGGAGGCCGAACTGCAGGCCGCCTGCACCGCCCTGCTGGACGGGCTCGCCCCCCGCTGAACAGACACCCCCGCACACCGCCTCCGGAGCCCCGGGCCGACGCCGACGTCGCCCCGGGGCTCCGCCGTTCCCGCGTCCCGACCGGGCCCGCGAGGGGTAAGGTCTCAGCCAACCCGCACCCTCCTGAGTCATCTGGATTGACTGCTATGGATAAGATCTCTTATGGTCGACAGGAATCATCCGACAGATCGCATCCATATACCTCAGACAAGGAGGAGCTCCGTGTCCGACCACCGTTCAGGCGCCCGTCCGAGCGCAGTGGCCATGACTGTGGGGCTGACCCTGCTGGCCCTCAACCTTCGGCCCGCCGTCGGCAGCGTTTCCCCCCTGCTCGACGACATCCAGGAGTCCGTTGGACTGTCCGACTCGGCGGTGAGCGTTCTCACGACACTGCCGGTCGTGTGCCTGGGTGTCTTCGCCGCCGTGTCCCCCGCCCTGTCCCGCCGCTTGGGTACCCCCCGCGCCCTGGTGCTCGGCTTCCTCTTCCTGATCGCCGGAATCCTCGTCCGGCTCGACGAAGCCGCCTGGGCGCTCTTCCTCGGTACCGCTCTGGCGGGCGCCGGCCTCGCCATCGGCAACGTGCTGATGCCGGCCGTCATCAAGAGCGTCTTCCCCGACCGGGTGCGCCTGTACACCGGCATCGGCACCGCGGTGCTCAGCGCCGGCGCCGCACTGGCGGCGGGCGTGGCCGTCCCCCTGCGCAACGCCACCGACAGCTGGAGCGGCTCGCTCGCCCTGTGGGTCGTCCCCGCGGCACTCGGCCTCATCGTGTGGCTGCCGCTCGCCCGCCGTAGCGAGCGTCCCGCTCCCGCCGCCGGCTCCACGGCCCGCGGGTCCCTGCTGGGCGACGCCATGGCCTGGCAGGTCACCGGATACCTGGCCCTGCGCGCCCTCGCCTACTTCACCGCACTGGGCTGGCTGCCCACGATCCTCGCCGACCTCGGGCACAGCAACGCCGCCTCGGGAGCGCTGCTCTCGGTGGCCATGCTGGTGAGTGTTCCCGGAGCGCTCTTCGCCCCGATCCTCGTCGGCCGCAAGGGCACCGCCCCCATGGTCGTCGCCATCGCCGTCGGTGGCGCGATCAGCCTGCTGGGTCTGCTCTGGGTGCCGGGAATCGCCGCCCTGTGGGTCGTGATCCTCGGCGTCACCCTGGGGGCGGGCCACGCCATGGCCCTCACCTTCATCGGGCTCCGGTCCCCCAACCCCCAGGTCGCGGCCCAGCTGTCGGGCATGGTGCAGACCATCGGCTACCTCGTCGGCGGTATCGCGGGCCCGCTTCTGCTGGGCCTGCTGCACGGCGCCACCGACGGATGGACCGTCTCCCTCGTCCTGCTGGCCGCGTTCACGCTGCCCGAGCTGATCCTCGGCCTGTGCTCGGGCCGCGGCCGGGCCGTGCGTCCGCGCTTCCGCCAGACCAGTGCCACGCCGCAGCAGACGACCACACCGCCCGTGCTCGTCGACTGACCGTCCCGCATACCCAAGGAGGAACCCCATGTACCACGTTGCCGTCGCCTTCGACGTACAGCCCGACCGGCACGAGGACTTCATCGCCGCCTGCCACGCCGACGCCCGCGACTCCGCCGTGGACGAGCCGTTCACCCAGCGGTTCGAGCTGGTGAAGGACGAGAACGACCCCAACCGGTTCTACCTGGACGAGGTGTACGACGACGCGGCCGCCTTCGACAAGCACATGGCCGGTCCGCACTTCGCGAAGTTCTTCGAGCGGATCGGGGACATCGCCGAAGGCCCCACCTGGCTGATCCGCGGCACCCGGGTCGTGGACCCCACCGCGTCCTGACCCGTTCACAACCGGCGGTCGGCCAAGCCGAGAGGGCTCACGAGCCTCCGCGCCCACGCCGACCGCCGTACCCGTTTCCGCGCTTCCGCCCATCGCATCCCAAGGAGCATCCTGTTATGTGCAGCCCCAAGGTCATGGAGCAGGTCTACGGAGAGGCCGGCCACGACTGCGCCGGTCACAGCGCCGGCTCCGAGGACGAGCGGCAGACGACCGGGCGGCCGAGCGGCGGCAGCCCACTCATCAGGGGGAGCCGCGTCAGCGATCTGACGCACACCTTCGGCAACGACTTCCCCGTGCTGGAGCCGATCGTCCTCAAGCCGAACATCGATCACTTCGCCGATGTGGCCGGCGAGGGGTTCAACGCGAACAAGCTGGAGATCGACGAGCACACCGGCACCCACGTGGACGGTCCCGCGCATCTCGAGGACGGTCCGATGTACACCGACGAGATCCCGATCGACCGCTTCATCGCCCCCCTCTGCGTCATCCGCATCGCGGACCGTGCCGCGAAGGACCACGACACCACCCTCACCGCGGACGACGTCCTCAGGTACGAGAGCCGCCACGGCCGGATCCCGCAGGGCGCCCTGGTCGTCATGGACTCGGGCTGGTGCGACCGGATCAACACCCCCGGCGCCTACATCAACCGCGACGCCACGGGCGCGGCCCACTTCCCCGGCCTGGGCTTCGACGCCGCTGAGCTGCTGGTCCACGAGCGGGCGGTCAACGCCGCCGGCACCGACACCCCCAGCCTCGACGCCTCGAAGAACCTCCAGGTGGACGACCCGGGGGCGCACCGCATCGTCCTGGGAGACATGCGCTACGGGGTGGAGAACATCGCGAACCTGGCCACCGTGCCGGAGTTCGGCGCCACCGCGGTGATCGGGCTCATCAAGCACCGCAAGGGCTTCGCCGGACCGTGCCGTGTGTTCGGCATCCACTGACGGGGCGGGCACACAGGTGACGGCCACCGCACCGCACCGCCCGACGGCCGCCGAACCGTCGCCACCGCGGCGGACGGCTTCCGGGACAGACCTGCTGAACGCCGTTCCGGCCACGCTCTCGGCCGCCGGGCGCGGGGCGGACGCCGCGGACCGCGACGGCCGGCTCGCACCGGAGACGATCGCGTCGCTGACGGCCGCCGGGTTCCACCGGCTCTTCGTGCCACCCGAACGGGGCGGTGCGGGCGGCGGCTTCGCCACCCTGGTCACCGCGGTCGCCGCGGTCGGCGAGGGCTGCGCGTCCGCCGCCTGGGTCGCGGCCGTCTTCGCCAACTTCGGCCGGCTCGCCGGGTTCCTGCCCCCCGAGGGCCGGCGCGGGATATGGGGCGACGGTCCGGACGTCCGTCTGGTCGGTGCCGTGGCGCCCACCGGGCGCGCCCGGCCGGGCCCGGGAGGGTGGCTTCTCTCCGGAAGCTGGCGGTACGTCAGCGGGGCCGCCTTCTCCCACTGGGCCCTGCTCGCCGGGAGGACGGCCGAGGACGGCGGCGAGGGCGTGCGGTTCTTCGCCGTGCCCCGCCACGCGTACGAGATCACCGGCACGTGGTCGGCCCCGGGCATGCGCGGCACGGGCAGTGACACGGTCCGGGTCGACGAGGCCTTCGTCGCGCGGGAGCTGTCCTTCCCCCGACGGCTGGCCGCCGACGGTGCGGTCGCGGCGCACCCCTGGCTGACCGTGCCGTCCGCGGCGGTGACCCCCCTGTGCTTCGTGGCGCCGGCCCTGGGAGCCGCGACCGCGGCCCTGGCCGCCTGGGCCCAGCGGCTTCGGGACGCACCGACCAGGTCCACGGACGCCGCGCGCGTCGCGCTGGCCCGGTCCATGGGCGAAGTGGACGCCGCCCGCCTCCTCGTCGACCGGGCGGCCGCCACCGCCGACCGCGGCCGCGTCGGCCGCACCGACGCGCTGCGCAACGCACGCGACGCGGCCCTGGCGATGGAGCTGATCTCCACAGCCGTCTCCCGGCTGTACCGGCTGGTCGGAACCAGCGGCCAGTCGGAACCCCGGTTTCAGCGTCCTTGGCGCGACATCACCACCGCGGCCGGCCACGCCCTGCTGGACTTCGAAGCCGCCGGCCGCACCTACGCAGAGCAGTTGACCACTTCCCCGGGCGCACCCCACGGCGCCCGACGAGACGCGAGGAGCCATCGTGAGTGACACGGAATCGAGCAGGACGGAACGGCCCTGTGCACTGATCACGGGAGCCAACAAGGGGCTGGGCCGCGAGGTGGCACGCCAACTGGGACTGCGCGGCATGACCGTACTCGCGGGCGCCCGTGACCGCTCCCGGGGCACTCGGGCCGTGGAGGAACTGCGGCAGTCCGGGATCGACGCCCACTTCATCCACCT from Streptomyces sp. CB09001 includes the following:
- a CDS encoding putative quinol monooxygenase, which encodes MYHVAVAFDVQPDRHEDFIAACHADARDSAVDEPFTQRFELVKDENDPNRFYLDEVYDDAAAFDKHMAGPHFAKFFERIGDIAEGPTWLIRGTRVVDPTAS
- a CDS encoding MFS transporter, encoding MTVGLTLLALNLRPAVGSVSPLLDDIQESVGLSDSAVSVLTTLPVVCLGVFAAVSPALSRRLGTPRALVLGFLFLIAGILVRLDEAAWALFLGTALAGAGLAIGNVLMPAVIKSVFPDRVRLYTGIGTAVLSAGAALAAGVAVPLRNATDSWSGSLALWVVPAALGLIVWLPLARRSERPAPAAGSTARGSLLGDAMAWQVTGYLALRALAYFTALGWLPTILADLGHSNAASGALLSVAMLVSVPGALFAPILVGRKGTAPMVVAIAVGGAISLLGLLWVPGIAALWVVILGVTLGAGHAMALTFIGLRSPNPQVAAQLSGMVQTIGYLVGGIAGPLLLGLLHGATDGWTVSLVLLAAFTLPELILGLCSGRGRAVRPRFRQTSATPQQTTTPPVLVD
- a CDS encoding cyclase family protein, whose product is MCSPKVMEQVYGEAGHDCAGHSAGSEDERQTTGRPSGGSPLIRGSRVSDLTHTFGNDFPVLEPIVLKPNIDHFADVAGEGFNANKLEIDEHTGTHVDGPAHLEDGPMYTDEIPIDRFIAPLCVIRIADRAAKDHDTTLTADDVLRYESRHGRIPQGALVVMDSGWCDRINTPGAYINRDATGAAHFPGLGFDAAELLVHERAVNAAGTDTPSLDASKNLQVDDPGAHRIVLGDMRYGVENIANLATVPEFGATAVIGLIKHRKGFAGPCRVFGIH
- a CDS encoding acyl-CoA dehydrogenase family protein, which produces MTATAPHRPTAAEPSPPRRTASGTDLLNAVPATLSAAGRGADAADRDGRLAPETIASLTAAGFHRLFVPPERGGAGGGFATLVTAVAAVGEGCASAAWVAAVFANFGRLAGFLPPEGRRGIWGDGPDVRLVGAVAPTGRARPGPGGWLLSGSWRYVSGAAFSHWALLAGRTAEDGGEGVRFFAVPRHAYEITGTWSAPGMRGTGSDTVRVDEAFVARELSFPRRLAADGAVAAHPWLTVPSAAVTPLCFVAPALGAATAALAAWAQRLRDAPTRSTDAARVALARSMGEVDAARLLVDRAAATADRGRVGRTDALRNARDAALAMELISTAVSRLYRLVGTSGQSEPRFQRPWRDITTAAGHALLDFEAAGRTYAEQLTTSPGAPHGARRDARSHRE
- a CDS encoding TetR/AcrR family transcriptional regulator, with product MVETISPTAAQPQGRRERNKMRVKNGIYEAALELFTQQGYDQTTVEEIAERADVARGTFFNHFQRKEDIIGEWSERRRVLLREGLDPEGIENPEGADIRHTLSRCMSILAQITLVNSAQTKALLSAWVRAGAPLHEEPHTAHLFSRFIEAGRASGGIPESVDSELAGHLLRDVYLGTLFRWARKPAGQGDLEAELQAACTALLDGLAPR